In Nocardioides dokdonensis FR1436, the following are encoded in one genomic region:
- the egtB gene encoding ergothioneine biosynthesis protein EgtB, with translation MIPTSTQHDPRTDPWDAASLGQRFEEVRSRTEALAAPLSPEDQTVQSMPDVSPTKWHRAHVTWFFETFLLAEAEAGFAPFQDQYWFLFNSYYETLGPRYARPDRGLVTRPGVHEVGDYRAHVDARVRDLVDTLDEGTLEKLVPVIELGFHHEQQHQELLLMDIKHVLSRNPLQPVYAGRPVERCEPDDLGWVEVEGGLVEVGHESAGFSFDNELPRHRQWLEPYRLADRLVTNGEWLAFMADGGYERPELWLSDGLARIRAEGWRAPLYWTEHDGLWFEHTLHGTWPVNPGLPVAHVSFYEAEAFATWSGKRLPTEAEWEHAVVTDGQGGQHGRDDRVTGNLGDDGSFHPRPAAPAPAGSRLRQVHGDCWEWTASAYHPYPGFHPPAGAIGEYNGKFMSNQMVLRGGCALTAPGHARTSYRNFFPHGARWALSGVRLADGGAPSTTTAGAPT, from the coding sequence ATGATCCCGACCAGCACGCAGCACGACCCACGAACCGACCCCTGGGACGCCGCCTCGCTCGGACAGCGCTTCGAGGAGGTGCGAAGCCGGACCGAGGCGCTCGCCGCCCCCCTGTCGCCCGAGGACCAGACGGTCCAGTCGATGCCCGACGTCTCTCCCACCAAGTGGCACCGCGCCCACGTGACGTGGTTCTTCGAGACGTTCCTCCTGGCCGAGGCCGAGGCCGGGTTCGCGCCGTTCCAGGACCAGTACTGGTTCCTCTTCAACTCCTACTACGAGACCCTCGGCCCGCGCTACGCGCGCCCCGACCGCGGTCTGGTGACCCGGCCGGGCGTGCACGAGGTCGGCGACTACCGCGCCCACGTCGACGCCCGGGTCCGCGACCTCGTCGACACCCTCGACGAGGGGACGCTGGAGAAGCTGGTCCCGGTCATCGAGCTGGGCTTCCACCACGAGCAGCAGCACCAGGAGCTGCTGCTGATGGACATCAAGCACGTGCTGTCGCGCAACCCCCTCCAACCCGTGTACGCCGGGCGGCCGGTCGAGCGCTGCGAGCCCGACGACCTCGGCTGGGTGGAGGTGGAGGGCGGCCTCGTCGAGGTCGGCCACGAGAGCGCGGGGTTCTCCTTCGACAACGAGCTGCCCCGGCACCGGCAGTGGCTCGAGCCCTACCGCCTGGCCGACCGGCTGGTCACCAACGGCGAGTGGCTGGCCTTCATGGCCGACGGCGGGTACGAGCGCCCCGAGCTGTGGCTCTCCGACGGTCTCGCCCGGATCCGGGCCGAGGGGTGGCGGGCGCCGCTCTACTGGACCGAGCACGACGGGCTCTGGTTCGAGCACACGCTGCACGGCACCTGGCCGGTCAACCCCGGGCTGCCGGTCGCCCACGTCAGCTTCTACGAGGCCGAGGCCTTCGCGACCTGGTCCGGCAAGCGGCTGCCGACCGAGGCCGAGTGGGAGCACGCGGTGGTCACCGACGGCCAGGGCGGTCAGCACGGCCGCGACGACCGGGTCACCGGCAACCTGGGCGACGACGGGTCCTTCCACCCGCGCCCGGCCGCGCCGGCACCGGCCGGCAGCCGGCTGCGCCAGGTCCACGGCGACTGCTGGGAGTGGACCGCGTCGGCCTACCACCCCTACCCGGGCTTCCACCCGCCCGCGGGCGCGATCGGCGAGTACAACGGCAAGTTCATGTCCAACCAGATGGTGCTGCGCGGCGGTTGCGCGCTGACCGCCCCGGGCCACGCCCGCACGTCGTACCGCAACTTCTTCCCGCACGGCGCCCGTTGGGCGCTCTCGGGGGTGCGCCTCGCCGACGGCGGCGCCCCCTCGACCACCACAGCAGGAGCACCCACGTGA
- a CDS encoding acyl-CoA dehydrogenase family protein — protein sequence MPARRVLATDEAAELLALVRRIAADELAPRAAEAEADEAFPRDVFRLLGRSGLLGLPYPEEHGGAGLPYEVYLQVLEEIGAVWSSVGVGVSVHALSCFGLAEFGTDEQRAQWLPDMLGGDLLGAYCLSEAHAGSDPAAMRTTARREGDEYVLDGAKAWTTHGGHADFYKVMARTSEDRGGISCFLVPADTPGLVADAPERKMGLTGSATATMRFDGVRIPVERRLGAEGAGLKIALAGLDSGRLGIAAVATGLAQGALDHALTYARERETFGKPIIEHQGLAFVLADMEAKVQSARATVLHAARLKDAGLPFGREASIAKLVATDNAMAVTTDAVQVLGGYGYTRDFPVERYMREAKVMQIFEGTNQIQRMVIARSLDKDAAGAISHS from the coding sequence ATGCCCGCCCGCCGTGTCCTGGCCACCGACGAGGCCGCCGAGCTGCTCGCCCTCGTACGCCGCATCGCCGCCGACGAGCTGGCTCCCCGCGCGGCCGAGGCGGAGGCCGACGAGGCCTTCCCCCGCGACGTGTTCCGGCTGCTGGGGCGCAGCGGGCTGCTCGGGCTGCCCTACCCGGAGGAGCACGGCGGGGCCGGTCTGCCCTACGAGGTCTACCTGCAGGTGCTGGAGGAGATCGGCGCGGTGTGGTCCTCGGTCGGCGTCGGCGTCTCGGTGCACGCACTGAGCTGCTTCGGCCTCGCCGAGTTCGGCACCGACGAGCAGCGCGCGCAGTGGCTCCCGGACATGCTCGGGGGTGACCTGCTCGGCGCCTACTGCCTCTCCGAGGCGCACGCCGGCTCCGACCCGGCCGCGATGCGCACCACCGCCCGCCGCGAGGGCGACGAGTACGTCCTGGACGGGGCCAAGGCGTGGACCACCCACGGCGGGCACGCCGACTTCTACAAGGTGATGGCCCGCACCTCCGAGGACCGCGGCGGCATCTCCTGCTTCCTGGTGCCGGCCGACACGCCGGGCCTGGTGGCCGACGCGCCCGAGCGCAAGATGGGGCTGACCGGCTCCGCCACCGCGACCATGCGCTTCGACGGCGTCCGCATCCCCGTCGAGCGGCGCCTCGGTGCCGAGGGCGCGGGACTGAAGATCGCGCTGGCCGGCCTCGACTCCGGGCGCCTCGGCATCGCCGCCGTCGCGACCGGGCTGGCCCAGGGCGCCCTCGACCACGCCCTGACCTACGCCCGCGAGCGCGAGACCTTCGGGAAGCCGATCATCGAGCACCAGGGGCTGGCCTTCGTGCTCGCCGACATGGAGGCCAAGGTCCAGAGCGCCCGGGCCACGGTGCTGCACGCCGCCCGTCTCAAGGACGCCGGGCTGCCGTTCGGTCGGGAGGCGTCGATCGCCAAGCTGGTCGCCACCGACAACGCGATGGCGGTCACCACCGACGCCGTGCAGGTGCTCGGCGGCTACGGCTACACCCGCGACTTCCCCGTCGAGCGCTACATGCGCGAGGCCAAGGTGATGCAGATCTTCGAGGGCACCAACCAGATCCAGCGGATGGTGATCGCCCGCTCGCTCGACAAGGACGCTGCCGGGGCGATCAGCCACTCCTGA
- the ilvA gene encoding threonine ammonia-lyase IlvA encodes MDLPSAADVDAAAARLADVLGPTPLHRSDRLSTLLGLEVWLKREDLQPVRSYKLRGAFTLIDQLSQEARERGVTCASAGNHAQGVAFACARSGVRARVHLPRTTPRQKRERVAVLGGGLVEVVIVGDTYDEAAAASAAYAAESGATPVPAFDDPRTIAGQGTVAREVLAQLDAQTGRTPDAVVVPVGGGGLLAGMLTHLAVHAPQVRVVGAEPAGAASMAAALAAGEPVDLDELDGFVDGAAVRRVGVCTHAVVAAHQPPLVRVPEGLACVEMLDLYQSDGIIAEPAGALASAALRLPMDAGGPVLAPGSLVVAIVSGGNNDVSRYAEVVERALVHEGLKHYFLVEFPQEPGALRRFLDEVLGPDDDITLFEYVKRSNRETGPALVGVELADAGDLPGLLARMEVSPLRVEAVAPESPLFRWVM; translated from the coding sequence GTGGATCTCCCCTCCGCCGCGGACGTCGACGCGGCCGCCGCCCGGCTCGCTGACGTGCTCGGCCCGACCCCGCTGCACCGCAGCGACCGGCTCTCGACCCTGCTCGGGCTCGAGGTGTGGCTCAAGCGCGAGGACCTGCAGCCGGTGCGCTCCTACAAGCTGCGCGGCGCCTTCACCCTCATCGACCAGCTCTCCCAGGAGGCTCGCGAGCGGGGCGTGACCTGCGCCAGCGCGGGCAACCACGCCCAGGGTGTCGCCTTCGCCTGCGCACGCTCCGGCGTGCGCGCCCGGGTGCACCTGCCGCGCACCACCCCGCGCCAGAAGCGCGAGCGGGTCGCGGTCCTCGGCGGCGGCCTCGTCGAGGTCGTGATCGTCGGCGACACCTACGACGAGGCGGCCGCGGCCAGCGCGGCGTACGCCGCCGAGAGCGGCGCGACGCCGGTGCCGGCCTTCGACGACCCCCGCACGATCGCCGGCCAGGGCACCGTGGCGCGCGAGGTCCTCGCCCAGCTCGACGCGCAGACCGGGCGCACCCCCGACGCCGTCGTGGTGCCGGTCGGCGGCGGCGGGCTGCTGGCCGGGATGCTCACCCACCTCGCCGTGCACGCCCCCCAGGTCCGCGTGGTCGGCGCCGAGCCGGCCGGCGCGGCCAGCATGGCCGCAGCCCTCGCCGCCGGCGAGCCGGTCGACCTCGACGAGCTCGACGGCTTCGTCGACGGTGCCGCCGTACGCCGGGTCGGGGTGTGCACGCACGCCGTCGTGGCCGCCCACCAGCCGCCGCTGGTGCGCGTCCCCGAGGGGTTGGCCTGCGTGGAGATGCTCGACCTCTACCAGTCCGACGGGATCATCGCGGAGCCCGCCGGGGCGCTCGCCAGCGCGGCGCTGCGCCTGCCGATGGACGCCGGCGGCCCGGTGCTGGCGCCGGGCTCGCTGGTGGTGGCCATCGTCTCGGGCGGCAACAACGACGTCAGCCGCTACGCCGAGGTGGTCGAGCGCGCCCTGGTCCACGAGGGGCTCAAGCACTACTTCCTGGTGGAGTTCCCCCAGGAGCCGGGCGCGCTGCGGCGCTTCCTCGACGAGGTCCTCGGTCCCGACGACGACATCACGCTCTTCGAGTACGTCAAGCGCAGCAACCGCGAGACCGGCCCGGCCCTGGTCGGGGTCGAGCTCGCCGACGCCGGCGACCTGCCCGGGCTGCTCGCCCGGATGGAGGTCTCACCCCTGCGGGTCGAGGCGGTGGCTCCGGAGAGCCCGCTGTTCCGCTGGGTGATGTAG
- a CDS encoding sulfite exporter TauE/SafE family protein → MRKLLVLGFVGLLAQLIDGSLGMAYGVTSSTMLLAVGLAPAAASAAVHFSEIGTSLVSGFSHHKLGNVDWRTVSILAVPGFVGAFAGATLLSNLDGGTAKPWVAGILLSLGLYVIWRFLVLGGRQPEFRSRPSARMLAPMGLVGGALDAIGGGGWGPVGTTTLLSSGRLEPRKVVGSIDTSEFVVAVGGSLGFIWALGSQGIPWSYALALLSGGVIAAPIAAWLVKIMAARVLGVAAGGLIVVTNSKTIAEAFGATGTQVALLAGTLAVLWISGIVWAVRQERISRSTGIDGGIDDREQVAAAV, encoded by the coding sequence ATGCGCAAGCTCCTCGTGCTCGGCTTCGTCGGCCTGCTGGCCCAGCTGATCGACGGCTCACTCGGGATGGCGTACGGCGTCACCTCCTCGACGATGCTGCTCGCCGTCGGCCTGGCCCCGGCCGCCGCCTCCGCCGCCGTCCACTTCTCCGAGATCGGCACCTCGCTGGTCTCGGGCTTCTCGCACCACAAGCTCGGCAACGTGGACTGGCGCACCGTCTCGATCCTGGCCGTGCCCGGCTTCGTGGGCGCCTTCGCCGGCGCGACCCTCCTGTCGAACCTCGACGGCGGCACGGCCAAGCCCTGGGTGGCCGGCATCCTGCTCAGCCTCGGCCTCTACGTGATCTGGCGCTTCCTGGTCCTCGGGGGCCGCCAACCGGAGTTCCGCTCGCGCCCCTCGGCGCGGATGCTGGCCCCGATGGGCCTGGTCGGCGGCGCGCTCGACGCCATCGGCGGCGGCGGCTGGGGCCCGGTCGGCACCACCACCCTGCTGTCGTCGGGTCGGCTCGAGCCCCGCAAGGTGGTCGGCTCCATCGACACCTCGGAGTTCGTGGTGGCCGTCGGCGGCTCGCTCGGCTTCATCTGGGCGCTCGGCTCGCAGGGCATCCCGTGGTCCTACGCGCTGGCGCTGCTCTCCGGTGGTGTGATCGCCGCCCCGATCGCCGCGTGGCTGGTGAAGATCATGGCCGCGCGCGTCCTCGGTGTCGCCGCCGGTGGCCTGATCGTGGTGACCAACTCCAAGACCATCGCGGAGGCGTTCGGCGCCACCGGCACCCAGGTCGCCCTGCTGGCCGGGACCCTCGCCGTCCTGTGGATCAGCGGCATCGTCTGGGCCGTGCGCCAGGAGCGGATCTCGCGCAGCACCGGCATCGACGGGGGCATCGACGACCGGGAGCAGGTCGCCGCGGCCGTCTGA
- a CDS encoding MmcQ/YjbR family DNA-binding protein, giving the protein MSGTLDVVELVDQLPGTARADHDRYVKLSVAGRTFGYLWEPTVTVGLKQTLAEQLALVAMRPDVFEVQFTAGGFGWVVAHLEHVQRDELAELVFEAWRLTAPTALLEQRGEVLPT; this is encoded by the coding sequence ATGAGCGGCACCCTCGACGTCGTCGAGCTCGTGGACCAGCTGCCCGGCACCGCTCGCGCCGACCACGACCGCTACGTCAAGCTCAGCGTCGCCGGGCGCACCTTCGGCTACCTGTGGGAGCCGACCGTCACCGTCGGGCTGAAGCAGACCCTGGCCGAGCAGCTGGCCCTGGTCGCGATGCGGCCCGACGTCTTCGAGGTCCAGTTCACCGCCGGCGGCTTCGGCTGGGTGGTGGCCCACCTCGAGCACGTGCAGCGCGACGAGCTCGCCGAGCTGGTCTTCGAGGCCTGGCGGCTCACCGCCCCGACCGCGCTCCTGGAGCAGCGTGGCGAGGTCCTGCCCACCTGA
- a CDS encoding phosphotransferase, with protein sequence MTSYDDPVWRAGFLAWVEERLDVFGLQLEGQVTQPHVRAWGTVLRVPTTAGPVWAKAVGESLRHEVAVTALVARRRSDAVAPLLGADPQRGWLLTADAGETLRELGARERTLAPWHDALTLYASVQRDLAADAADLLAAGLPDLRLPRIPDLYADLVERIAPELGDVAAPARAAVPLVRDLCAELAATGLPDTLQHDDLHDAQVFVRDGRVRILDWGDACLTHPFLTLAVTLDGVIAWGLDDEAGSEDTAPYRDTYLAGWAGSTAAGHEELVRAADVARRLGWACRAVNGHLPRDPSTTRTRVRMLLGLQV encoded by the coding sequence GTGACCTCGTACGACGACCCCGTGTGGCGCGCCGGCTTCCTCGCCTGGGTCGAGGAGCGGCTCGACGTCTTCGGGCTGCAGCTCGAGGGCCAGGTCACCCAGCCGCACGTGCGCGCCTGGGGCACGGTGCTGCGGGTGCCCACGACGGCCGGCCCGGTGTGGGCCAAGGCGGTGGGGGAGTCGCTGCGCCACGAGGTGGCGGTCACCGCCCTGGTGGCGCGGCGTCGCTCCGACGCCGTCGCGCCGCTGCTCGGCGCCGACCCGCAGCGCGGGTGGCTGCTGACCGCCGACGCCGGGGAGACCCTGCGCGAGCTCGGCGCCCGCGAGCGCACCCTGGCCCCGTGGCACGACGCCCTCACGCTCTACGCCTCGGTCCAGCGCGACCTGGCCGCCGACGCGGCCGACCTGCTCGCCGCGGGGCTGCCCGACCTGCGGCTGCCCCGCATCCCCGACCTGTACGCCGACCTGGTCGAGCGGATCGCCCCCGAGCTCGGGGACGTGGCCGCACCGGCGCGGGCGGCCGTGCCGCTGGTGCGCGACCTGTGCGCGGAGCTGGCGGCCACCGGGCTGCCCGACACCCTGCAGCACGACGACCTGCACGACGCGCAGGTCTTCGTCCGCGACGGGCGGGTGCGCATCCTCGACTGGGGCGACGCCTGCCTGACCCACCCGTTCCTGACCCTGGCGGTGACCCTCGACGGGGTGATCGCGTGGGGGCTCGACGACGAGGCGGGCTCCGAGGACACCGCGCCCTACCGCGACACCTACCTGGCGGGCTGGGCCGGCTCGACGGCGGCCGGCCACGAGGAGCTGGTGCGGGCCGCGGACGTGGCCCGCCGGCTGGGCTGGGCCTGCCGGGCGGTCAACGGACACCTGCCGCGGGACCCCTCGACCACCCGGACCCGGGTGCGGATGCTGCTCGGGCTGCAGGTCTGA
- a CDS encoding nuclear transport factor 2 family protein, giving the protein MVTPRETPGPAPAPFAADEIREAYAALHRKVAGFAESGDWHGFADLFTPDAEYVEHAYGTFHGREEIRAWSVATMTAFPGSVMTGFPLAWQVVDEERSRLVCEVRNLMPDPGDGTMLEQSNLTIMTYAGDGLFRREEDVYNPLRFLGMSLRWARIAEAHGRLDEQGRAYLARHGSDHGSKPRQ; this is encoded by the coding sequence GTGGTCACACCCCGCGAGACGCCCGGTCCCGCTCCCGCTCCGTTCGCCGCGGACGAGATCCGCGAGGCCTACGCCGCCCTGCACCGCAAGGTCGCCGGCTTCGCCGAGAGCGGGGACTGGCACGGCTTCGCCGACCTCTTCACTCCCGACGCGGAGTACGTCGAGCACGCCTACGGCACGTTCCACGGCCGCGAGGAGATCCGGGCGTGGTCGGTGGCGACCATGACGGCGTTCCCCGGCTCGGTGATGACGGGCTTCCCGCTCGCGTGGCAGGTCGTCGACGAGGAGCGCTCACGACTGGTGTGCGAGGTGCGCAACCTGATGCCCGACCCGGGCGACGGGACGATGCTGGAGCAGTCGAACCTCACGATCATGACCTACGCCGGCGACGGGCTCTTCCGGCGCGAGGAGGACGTCTACAACCCGCTGCGCTTCCTGGGCATGAGCCTGCGCTGGGCACGCATCGCCGAGGCCCACGGACGTCTCGACGAGCAGGGGCGGGCCTACCTGGCCCGGCACGGGTCCGACCACGGGTCGAAGCCGCGGCAGTAG
- a CDS encoding PGPGW domain-containing protein — MKSAARRVSLEVVGWTLVVAGVAALVLPGPGLLMLFAGMAVLSQQYEWAEKRLAPVKYRALRGAADSVSTWPRILASSAAALVVAGLGVLWIVGPAAPSWWTFDDDWWLFGGAATGTTQVVSAAIALGLIVYSYRRFHDKPEALAELEAERQDAEATS; from the coding sequence ATGAAGTCCGCTGCGCGCCGCGTGAGCCTCGAGGTCGTCGGCTGGACCCTCGTGGTCGCCGGTGTGGCCGCGCTGGTGCTGCCCGGTCCGGGCCTGTTGATGCTCTTCGCCGGGATGGCGGTGCTCTCCCAGCAGTACGAGTGGGCCGAGAAGCGCCTGGCGCCGGTGAAGTACCGCGCGCTCCGCGGCGCCGCCGACAGCGTCTCGACCTGGCCCCGCATCCTCGCCAGCTCGGCCGCGGCCCTGGTCGTGGCCGGCCTGGGCGTGCTCTGGATCGTGGGCCCGGCTGCGCCGTCGTGGTGGACCTTCGACGACGACTGGTGGCTGTTCGGCGGCGCGGCGACCGGCACCACCCAGGTCGTCTCGGCCGCGATCGCCCTCGGGCTCATCGTCTACAGCTACCGCCGCTTCCACGACAAGCCCGAGGCGCTCGCCGAGCTCGAGGCCGAGCGGCAGGACGCCGAAGCCACCTCCTGA
- a CDS encoding class F sortase: protein MTSVSARLSAATSALGVLSLGMVLLGAVLPGGPEDSGFTSLDPAAPVRLSVPSLDIKAPVRSVTVGADRVLDPPVDVLDVGWWDASALPGQESGRTVIAGHTVLTGGGSLDRLADVRRGAVVDVLTRKGTMRYQVRRTKVYDKEQLARHAAQVFGQDGGTGRLVLVSCADWDGSAYDSNVIVYADPLGSPVDKPVDEAVRTAGRSG from the coding sequence ATGACCTCGGTGTCGGCACGGCTCAGCGCAGCCACCTCCGCGCTGGGCGTGCTGTCGCTCGGGATGGTGCTGCTGGGGGCCGTCCTGCCCGGCGGGCCGGAGGACTCGGGGTTCACCTCCCTCGACCCGGCGGCGCCCGTGCGGCTCTCGGTGCCCTCGCTCGACATCAAGGCGCCCGTCAGGTCCGTCACCGTCGGCGCCGACCGGGTCCTCGACCCCCCGGTCGACGTGCTCGACGTGGGCTGGTGGGACGCCAGCGCGCTGCCCGGACAGGAGTCCGGCCGCACGGTCATCGCCGGGCACACCGTGCTCACCGGCGGGGGCTCGCTCGACCGGCTCGCCGACGTGCGCCGCGGAGCGGTGGTCGACGTGCTGACCCGCAAAGGCACGATGCGCTACCAGGTGCGCCGCACCAAGGTCTACGACAAGGAACAGCTGGCCCGGCACGCCGCGCAGGTCTTCGGCCAGGACGGCGGCACCGGGAGGCTGGTGCTCGTCTCCTGCGCCGACTGGGACGGCAGCGCCTACGACAGCAACGTGATCGTGTACGCCGACCCCCTCGGCAGCCCCGTCGACAAGCCCGTCGACGAGGCCGTCAGGACCGCGGGCCGTTCCGGCTAG
- a CDS encoding TetR/AcrR family transcriptional regulator, giving the protein MSPVDPTARAHQRRSELLDRLVALYLAEGFSSFGIGDLAARMRCSRTSLYLVADSKEQIVLAAVRGYFRGAAQRIEARVEAEPDRAARLRTYLLAVAEELAPVSARFYADLAAYPPAGEVYEENTRLAAQRVRDLVDEGVAAGALRPVAADFVGAAVAEVMTGIQAGRVGAASGLSDAEAYRALADVVVGGLVRDRE; this is encoded by the coding sequence GTGAGCCCGGTCGACCCCACCGCGCGCGCCCACCAGCGGCGCAGCGAGCTGCTGGACCGTCTCGTCGCGCTGTACCTGGCCGAGGGGTTCTCGTCCTTCGGCATCGGCGACCTCGCGGCGCGGATGCGCTGCTCGCGCACCTCGCTCTACCTGGTGGCCGACTCCAAGGAGCAGATCGTGCTGGCGGCCGTCCGCGGCTACTTCCGAGGGGCCGCGCAACGGATCGAGGCGCGCGTCGAGGCCGAGCCCGACCGGGCCGCCCGGCTGCGCACCTACCTGCTCGCGGTGGCCGAGGAGCTGGCTCCCGTCTCGGCCCGCTTCTACGCCGACCTGGCGGCGTACCCGCCTGCCGGCGAGGTCTACGAGGAGAACACCCGCCTCGCCGCCCAGCGGGTCCGCGACCTCGTCGACGAGGGCGTCGCGGCCGGTGCGCTGCGACCCGTGGCCGCCGACTTCGTGGGCGCGGCGGTCGCGGAGGTGATGACCGGCATCCAGGCGGGACGGGTCGGCGCGGCGTCCGGGCTCAGCGACGCCGAGGCCTACCGCGCGCTCGCCGACGTGGTCGTGGGCGGCCTGGTCCGCGACCGGGAGTGA
- the egtD gene encoding L-histidine N(alpha)-methyltransferase has protein sequence MSSTPEPVVQVLLDTDWASGSLVADVRRGLGGRPLRLPPKWLYDDEGSRLFDEITRLPEYYPTEAERSILATYAADIAAACDATTLVELGSGTSDKTRLLLDAFAEAGALHRFVPVDVSEQTLRDAATMLGERYPDTTVEAIVGDFTLHLGHLPEGQRRLVAFLGSTIGNLYVEERGAFLGALADSLAPGDWVLLGTDLVKDADRLVAAYHDSQGITEAFVRNCLVVLNRELGADFEPDRFDYVPLWDAHMGRMDLRLRATVPQTVRVPGAELVLDLAAGEEIQVEISTKFRPAQVARELGAAGFEVRESWTDPAGDFAVTLARLT, from the coding sequence GTGAGCAGCACCCCCGAACCCGTCGTCCAGGTCCTGCTCGACACCGACTGGGCGTCCGGCTCGCTGGTCGCCGACGTGCGCCGCGGGCTGGGCGGACGCCCGTTGCGGCTGCCGCCGAAGTGGCTCTACGACGACGAGGGCTCGCGGCTCTTCGACGAGATCACCCGGCTGCCGGAGTACTACCCGACCGAGGCCGAGCGCTCGATCCTGGCGACGTACGCCGCCGACATCGCGGCGGCCTGCGACGCCACCACCCTCGTCGAGCTCGGCAGCGGCACCAGCGACAAGACGCGGCTGCTGCTCGACGCGTTCGCCGAGGCGGGCGCGCTGCACCGCTTCGTGCCCGTCGACGTCTCGGAGCAGACGCTGCGCGACGCCGCCACGATGCTCGGCGAGCGCTACCCCGACACCACGGTCGAGGCCATCGTCGGCGACTTCACCCTGCACCTGGGTCACCTGCCCGAGGGCCAGCGCCGGCTGGTGGCGTTCCTCGGCAGCACCATCGGCAACCTGTACGTCGAGGAGCGCGGCGCCTTCCTCGGCGCCCTGGCCGACTCTCTGGCGCCGGGCGACTGGGTGCTGCTCGGCACCGACCTGGTCAAGGACGCCGACCGGCTGGTCGCGGCGTACCACGACTCGCAGGGGATCACCGAGGCGTTCGTGCGCAACTGCCTGGTGGTGCTCAACCGCGAGCTCGGCGCCGACTTCGAGCCCGACCGGTTCGACTACGTGCCGCTGTGGGACGCCCACATGGGCCGGATGGACCTGCGGCTGCGCGCGACGGTGCCGCAGACCGTGCGGGTCCCGGGCGCCGAGCTGGTCCTCGACCTCGCGGCCGGTGAGGAGATCCAGGTGGAGATCTCGACCAAGTTCCGCCCCGCGCAGGTGGCCCGCGAGCTCGGCGCGGCCGGCTTCGAGGTGCGCGAGAGCTGGACCGACCCGGCCGGCGACTTCGCGGTCACCCTCGCCCGGCTGACCTGA